Proteins encoded together in one Phalacrocorax aristotelis chromosome 7, bGulAri2.1, whole genome shotgun sequence window:
- the TIPIN gene encoding TIMELESS-interacting protein, with the protein MIDPLENNLFDLPDYENTEDETFPPLPPPASPGRDDAEWAQANGDGNQQSQTKDSAVATRKAVKRPIPKLDAQRLISERGLPALRHVFDNVKFKGKGHEAEDLKTLIRHMEHWAHRLFPKLQFEDFIDKVESLGNKKEVQTCLKRIRLDLPILHEDFTSNEDGGGESNGLDTATEDVPSHPENIEGLNSLPGTTLTEEQQERIKKNRQLALERRQAKMQCNSQLHHDELSTSYSEEEFTTPVAQDPADLTKDMRAAAAEGAVTEAEAGDTELECAGEKQ; encoded by the exons ATGATAGATCCTCTAGAGAACAACTTGTTTGATCTTCCTGATTATGAGAATACAGAAGATGAAACGTTCCCACCTCTTCCACCTCCTGCCTCTCCAGGAAGAGACGATGCTGAATGGGCTCAAGCTAATGGAG ATGGAAACCAGCAGTCGCAAACAAAGGACTCTGCTGTAGCTACACGGAAAGCAGTTAAAAGACCAATTCCTAAACTAGATGCCCAGAG GCTAATTTCAGAAAGAGGACTTCCAGCCCTGAGACATGTGTTTGACAATGTAAAGTTCAAGGGTAAGGGGCACGAG GCAGAAGACCTGAAGACACTCATACGACACATGGAACACTGGGCTCATAGACTATTTCCAAAATTGCAATTTGAGGATTTTATTGACAAAGTAGAGTCTTtgggaaacaaaaaggaagttCAG ACCTGCCTAAAGCGGATTAGACTTGATCTTCCTATTTTACATGAAGATTTCACAAGTAATGAAG ATGGTGGAGGGGAAAGCAACGGCCTGGATACAGCCACTGAAGATGTGCCTTCCCACCCTGAAAATATTGAAGGACTCAATTCTCTGCCTGGCACAACTCTCacagaagagcagcaagagcGAATCAAGAAGAACAGGCAGCTGGCCTTGGAGCGCAGGCAGGCAAAGATGCAGTGTAACAGCCAGTTGCATCATGACG AGCTCTCCACTAGTTACTCAGAAGAGGAGTTTACCACCCCAGTCGCTCAGGATCCCGCTGACCTTACCAAAGACATgcgtgctgctgcagctgagggtGCTGTTACAGAAGCTGAAGCTGGAGATACAGAACTGGAATGTGCTGGGGAAAAGCAGTAA